In the Besnoitia besnoiti strain Bb-Ger1 chromosome IX, whole genome shotgun sequence genome, CCGTGGCGCGAcgtgtgtttttctctctccatgcgcatgcagtgaGACGGGTGCACGTGATGAGGCGCCATGCGCTCGCCGGGGGTCTCGCGAGTCTGCAGAGTCGAGCCTACTTTCCCCATTCTTTCCCTTCTtggtcgtcgtcgccttccagAGCTGCACGCGGCCGTCTTCAGTTGCGGAGAAAAGCGTGTCGGTCCTCCGCATCGCCGTCATCGCCGTCACTCCCACGCGcccggccgcgcccgcggactccgccgtcgcgccgtcgccgcttttccgcgacttcttcgcctcctgccgcgcaaactgcgcagcgagcggcttCTTCGATGTTGAAGAGTAGAGCGACACCACGCCAGACGCGCTTCCGCACGCAAAGAGCGAAGGCGTCAGCAGCGCGCAGCAGTCCAGCatggcgagctgcggcgaaaagacgaggtgCGTGTCTTGAACCAGCTGCGGACGAAAGCAGTgacgcacgcgcatgcagaaaagACAAAACACGCCATGAAACCAGCACTGAacaagaagacgcgcgcctgTGCGCGAGACAAGAAAACTCGACACGCCCCCCATGCAAGGCGAGCAACACTCGGCGCACACCCGCGGCGCGTCcagccgcttctctctccgctccaGGCCAGaatccgccgcctcccgcctcctcgccggcagAACCCAAACCCCTTCACAGGAACCCCTCCACCTCCGACCTCCACCCCTCTCCTTTCGACTTCGAGGCGCCCACTTTCCAGCTTCTGGCGCAGTTGTCTTCGCCGACGGTCAGGGGCTTGTTGGGTTGCAGGATGTCCAtgctggcgacggcggcggtgTGGCCGTAGAAGCTGTTGACGCACGCTCGCAGGTTCAAGTTCCAGAGTCTGAGGCTCTTGTCTGCGCTGCAGGTGACGATTTCGATGTCGcccgaagacgagaaggacgAAGTGTCGCCTCTGGAAAGCGAGGCTGCCGTCGGGAACGCGTTGAACTTCACCGACCGCACGGCCCCTGAGTGCCCGCGCAGACTCGCCACGCACCTGAACGTTCAAAAAAAGGGAAACGAATTCTAGAAACCGGGTCACGtgctggcggcgaagagaaacaGGCCGATTCACCCGCGACGAAAATGTTTGACGCAAGGCACGCCTACCGAGAGGACAGGAGCGAGGCAAGTACGAAGCGAGACAGGAAAGATCGAGAGACATatggagagggagaagagagcgaggagagaggttgcaggcgccgcagcagacacgAGAAGCCTCTGCTTCTACtacgcgcccgcgaggaggcgcatgcCAGTCCGCCGAGTACCCCAgtacatatgtgtatgtgttcCGGGTTGTGAAATGACTGCGTCTCGAATCGACGAGTAGGGAGTGGCGTGGCGCACTTTTTCGTGCTGGATCGCGCGTCCCAGATGCAGATGACTTGGTCTTCGCCGACCGAGCAGAAGAAGCTCTCGTCGGGCGCCACGCAGACGTCGAGGACGGGGCGGAAGTGACCGCCGCCGTGGAAGTCGTTGCGTCGGCCCTCGAAGAcgattttcttctcctcctgcagATCCCACAAGACGACGCAGCAATCCTTCCCGCCTGTGTACACGTGTCGGTCTAGCGCGGACGCGgggggcgcggcctctgcgcgctcaGAGACGTCTCCGACGCCTggcgcagccacgcaggTCAGCGGGAGCTTGTGCCCGCGAAGGAACGCGACGGGAGCCTGCGAaagcgcgagcgaagaggccgccgacCGAAACGCCGAGGCGGACTGCGCGGACAGCACACAGATCGCCGACACGCACGCGACAGAGAGATTGAAAAAGGATGGAACGCGGCAGCACACAAGCGCAAAGCAGAGCGAAAGGCAGGCAgacagccgcagagaagaatgCAGAGACCGCGGgggacgaggcgagcgcaaACGCGAGCAAgtagagaaaagagagaggagcgggtGGGAGGGCAAAGGCGAGCGAAATGCGCAAGCAccgagccgcgagacgcagggagAAAGCACTTGAGTTTTTGCCGAAAGAAGGCGCCCGAGAAACAGACCTAAACAGTTGTCGAGAcccggcgcgggagacgagccAGGCAGTCGAGCGAGGAAAGACACGCCAGTGGGACTTGCCTTCGGAGAAACGCgggcgagacagagacatCAAAGAAGAGAATGAAACCTCCACGAAAAACACTCTTGCCTCCCCCCTACACGCCTCTCGAAACCTGAGGCCTTGCGATTGTGTTGCTACGCTCTGAGTTTTTGTGTCCCTAccccccctcgcgcgcctcggctctGTCAAACTCCCTCCTTACTCGACCGTCAGCCTCTTTCCTCAGCAGCTTCGCcatctcttcttcttcatctgaTTCACCTTcatcctcttcgccctcctcgtcgtcctcctcttctgcgcgccgccggcgcttgcCGGTCTGAGCCGCCAGCTGGCTGAGATactcgcgggcgaggcggaggcggcgctcgtcggggagctcgcctgcagaggaaacAGGGGGAGAAAAGAGCTTGCCATACGACGCTGAAgccagcggcgaagagcagaACAGAAATGCGCGAAAGAAAACCCAGaatgcgcagctcgcgggtGCAGGACACTCTGAGATATCGGCCTCTAAATCCAacgggagaagaagcgcgagcaAAGCAGCGAAAACACCCCACTTGAGCACGGCCGCGCGTTCGCTGCAGTCGCAGCGCGCACGAAGCGACGCGACGGGCACCTTCAGCCCTgaaaagagagggagaaagggCATgcgctttctctttcttcgttGCACGCCAGATCGCATTTGCACGGTGCCGCCGATGGAAGACAACTACACAGAGCAGTCGATACGCGAAAAGAAAGGAGACAACGAATGGAAGTGTAGtggggctgcggcgactcTTGCGAAGTCGCTTAAAGGAGAAtccagagaagaaggaaaggagaGGGGCGAGAAGGACAGCCAtgcaggaagaagagagtgaaaggcgaagaggaaccACAGAGCCGTGTGCAATTCGCAAGTGCTGCAAACAGGGCTCGCAAGTCGCATTTCGTCTCCTTTTCGCGGATTCTTAAGGCTGCAGACCCGACAGAAGCTGAATCTCGTATCGAGAAGGAAATACGGGCGCGGAAAGCGAAGTCACCTTctgtctcgtcgtcgctcgagTCGCCCTTTGCAGTCTCGAGCTCCACGCCCGCTCCGTCAtcggagagcgagaggccgtctgcgtcgtctgagAGGatttcttcgtcgtcgtttttcgcgcttttccgcggcagcaggcccTTCGAGtgcgagcggcgggcggcacCGGGCGCCTTGCGCGGAATGAGTCTCTTTCTCTGAGGCTTGTCCTCTGAGACCTCaggggcggcctcggcgcgaaACCGTTTCTTgccttcggcggcgagcgtgcgcgcagctgcgcctcgtttcttcgccgccagccccGCCATCGTGAGCCAACCTTGAAAGAATCGAGGAAAAACGACGCGAAAAATacgcgcgaggctccgcggagggagacgcaaGTGACACGAGGGAGAAAAGATAGAACGGGAAGACTagaaggcagcggaagagaaggagagaaagtCGACGGGGACTGAGAGCGTCAGACAAGAAGAGCGAGATGAATGGACGGCGGGCGGGACGTCTCAGCCTCTTGCTCAGCCGGTCGCCCTCACAGAAAAAACTCCCGAAAGACAGAaagagctgcgcgcgaggagactcaACCTGCGATCCAGTGAGGCAGGACaaggagaaaaaagggagaaagagagaaaaaaagaaaaaatgGTGACGCCGCCCCGGTAAGGTCTCTCAGAGCCCGTCCTtagcgacgaaggcgaggagctcTGCAGAGTAAAAAAAGCcgcagggagaggaaaagaCAAGTCAACGCGGCAGCGTCCGTAGAAGAAGAAAATGTCAACAGACTGGAGCACAGATGAAGGCCAAAGAGCCGCGGGTAGAAGAAGCCACGCAAAGTGGGGCCGTGCCAGTAGGgcatgcgcgcatgcatacgcgaccgcggccggcgccgactTTTCGCCGCATGCCGAACTTTGAAGAAAATGCGATATGTCCTGACAGAAAAAACTGAGCACCAGCAAGGGAGAAGGAGACCTTTGCGGAGATATTCTGGCCTCGGGTCgtgcctctttttcttttctttccaTCGCTAGACtcactcgcgcggccgctggatACAGCAGAGTCGTCTGTATCTGTGTCGGTGCCCATGCAGGTTGCGACGGTTACAGCGTCTTGACGTTTGCGTTTCACTCGGGTATCAGAAGGGCACTCGAGGCGCTTCTTTTCGCGTCGCTCGTGCTCTTCATTGAGCTGGTCTGCCGATTCCTCCCCAGATTTGTCCAGGCGCTCGACCTGCTCTCGCCTCCTTTaccgtctgcggcgctctcgcgggctgcgcgtGGAGAGCCGAGTCgacagaggcagacggcTGCCCCTCGCTCTGTGGACGCTTCTTCCATACGCGTACGGAGGTGAATCCACGCGTAGATATGCCTCCCAACGCGGTAGGAAGGAGACTCGACGCTTTCTGGGGTTCACCACCGGTCAGCCGAGGAGACTGCCGaactcgtctccgcctctcgcgcgcgtcctttACGAAAGACTCGCTTCCGTCCGCTTCTCCTTCGTTTttgtcgcctcctctccgcttgTCTCCTCTACCGGTTTCTCCTTCTATAGGCtgtgtctcgctgcgcgaCTTACGCGacttctctccctcgtccttcgtgtctggcggccgcctcccttcgtcttcggcAGCGAATTGTTTTCTGcgctctttttcttcgcctgctTTCGCTCCCCACGTTTTCCACTCCTCGTCTTTGTCGCCTCAGTCCGCGCAGTCCGGGTGGGTGCAGagctcgcccgcctcgatTTTTCCTGATTATTCGCGATTTTTCTCGTcccgggcgcgccggcggagactcaCTATGGGAGAAAACTCGCTGGGTCAGAAGTACGACTGCGTCGCAGACGCGTGGATAGAGGAGCTGGGCCGCGACGAGGAAAAGAAGTGAGGAGAAAAACGGAGAAAACTCCAACCTTGGTGCATCGTCGTCGATTCCAGTCTCGCGACTCAGCTCCCCCCGGTGCTGCCGAGAGAGCTCGTCACGagcgctgtctctcgctggaaggcagcggcgcaaccccgagagcggcggcagggagGCGAGCCTCCACTCGAACGCAGAAAACAGACGTTTCACCTCAGTGCatgcgtccgccgcggcggcgctctgtTGCGGTATGCATAGGCGTCTCGCttcgctctgtctctgcctggCATTTCGGACTTGTAGGCCGCAGTGGTATAGTGGAGCCCGGGAGTACTgggcgcagaaggaggcgagcgtgAGCGGCATGCTGGACGGCTACGACGCGGTTTCTTCCGTGGACTTggaggcgtcgctctgcTTCCTAGAGAAAATCAAAACATTTCCGCCCTTCaaaggcggcagctgcaacTTCGCCTACGCTctcgactgcggcgcaggcatCGGCCGCGTGACTAAGGGCTGTCTCTTACACAAATTCGACGAGGTGAGCTGCCCGCGCAATCGCCTTTTCCTATTCTTttgccgcgcggcctcgcggagacagcggaggccTGGTCGCGgccccgcggcgcatgcgcctctaCTCAAAGAGAACAGGGAGGACGGATTGCGCGCGTGCATGCTGACTTGCCTCCGCGTGTCTGCATGCCTATCTACACGCCTGCGTATCTAATtgtctatatatctatatgtataaCTATGTGTATGTCTCTCTATATTCACAAATctatatataagtatatgaATGTGTTTGTGGAGGTGGACAGGTAGCTCCGAACTGTTGGGGACGCTggggcgccttcgcgtgtctgtcttctcgcgcgttttTCCTGCGAGTTTTTGTTGAATCTGGCACAACGTGCGCCTGGCGAATGCGTGCTGCGAGTCCGCGTCTTTTTCGCCCCGCGCAGGTCGACATGGTAGAGCCGATGGAGAAGTTCTGTCAGCAGGCGCGGGCCTTCGTGGACTCTCCTCGTCTGAAGGAGATTTTTCAGTTTCCTCTACAGGACTTTCACTTTACAAAACGCTACGACTGCATCTGGCTCCAGTGGTGCATTCTATATCTCACAGACAACGATCTCGTCAGCCTCCTCAGTAGGGCCCCGGCCTCCTGCTGGTCTGAAAAAAAATGGCGCATGCATCTTATTTTCACTGTTTCTATCGTTTGAATCGCGTCCCCCGTGCGGTGCagtggagaggagagagaaaacgcagtcttgacgccgctgcgcgaaTGGAGAGGCCCCTGTTCGAGAGGCAgcgtcgttttctctcttcagcacaacggcgcagaggagtGGCGACGCGCCTTCACGCAGGGCTATAGACCATGCGCACAGCTTGGGCATCGACGTGCGGGGGGCACCGACCCTGGAGGATTCTGTCTTTTTTGGATAGAAAGCTACTTTGAAGTGCGGAAGTAAAACCTGCAGGGTGACTAGGCTTTTTCAAGTGTAAATAGAGGATGTGGAATGCAGCTAGAATGCAACGTTCAAACGCTTTTTGTGCATGCACGCAAGCGCGGAGTCGGGGTTGGATATCAGATTCGGATGCGGAGTGTGCTGAGTGGCTTTCCTTCGCagagcgctgcgcggcggcccttCATCCTGGCGGCGTGATTTGCGTCAAGGAGAACATCGGGGAGACGGGGTTCGAGATCGACAAACAAGACAACTCGATTATGCGGACAGACCGGCATTACCGCCAGCTGTTCAAGCAAGCGaatctgcgcctgctgctcgaCATGCGCCAACCGAACTTCCCCAAATCCCTCTTTCCAGTATACATGTACTGTCTCCGTCCCTTCGAGGCGAAGGCCAACGCGAAGGCGAGTTGACCCCCGCAGCCGAAAACAGCAAATtccacgcgcgcgtcggcgctccgcgcaggcagccgtTGCGTTGTTGTCTGGGCTAGGCGATCTGTGCGGGGTGGGAAGTCGCAAACTGTCAAACTGCTAACGCTCTGTGCGGCAGACTGTGGGATCTTCACGCTGCCCGTGCGGCTGCACGCAGGTATCTCTGCATCTCGCACTCTTGAACAGCGAGCATGATAGAGAGAGATAGGGAGACGCAGCCACATGGATGATGGACAGATGCGCAGACAGATAAATAGACAAATATTCATGTCGAAATACTGTGCACGAAGAGGGAGCGAGCTGTATATAGGTAGGTCGATTGATAGAGGGGCAGATTGCTAGATACATTGATAGACACACCAGTGACAGAAAAGGCTCACAGGAGCTGAAGCAGCGGTATGTGGGTACGAGAACACAGAGGGAGCGGGGCATAAAACTTACGGAGGCAGGCAGCTTAGAGTCCCTCATCGCTTTGCTCAAACGCATAGAAGTGTGCATCTACGAGCCTGTTGACAAGAGAAACCGACCAGCACATCTTCTAGGGACCGTCACTGAAATCGACCATCGCGCTTCGGTGAAGGCAAGCTATTACTGAACGTTTCGAGGATTACAAGCAGTCGTAATCAACGGCGCAGAGGTGTACCTTGGCTTTTACAGGTATAtataattatatatatatatatatgcacatgcatgttTATCTATATACATGCAGTATGGTCGCGGCGAAAGCGCTCGGACGCACGCGCGTGTTTCATCACAACGAAGATGTGATTGTACACGTGGTGAGGTGAGACAGTAGAAGACAGATTTTTTCGCACCTGTTGACTACATTCGTGTTCATAAAAACACGCCGAAGCCTCCATCCTGGCAGTGAGAGATAGGCACCTTGCGGACGTTCCATATTGTCTCGAGAAAGAACAGAGCAGCGAAGTGAAGAAGGCACAAGTGGTGAAGAGGCGACCGACTGAAAAAGTCCGGTCGCCGTGGCGCGGACAACTCAGTCACTGCCGCTTAGATAGTGTGAAAGATGAAAAGACTGAAGGCGAAAGAGGTGCCTGCTAGAGCTGTTAGGCTATAAGTGGGATTTTGAGGTTCTGCGATGTGGAACTTATCCAAACCAAAAAACCCAAGGTTTGGCGACGAAGAGCAAATAACTTGAAGGTCAGCAAGTCATCGGCCGCTACCGAAGGCTCCCAAGGTAGTTGCGTTTCGAAATTTTCGCggaacgcgcgcgcgagcatTCTCTGAGGCGGATCCAGCCTTGGCGCGGCGAATCAAGACGAAGCAGACCATCTCGGAACGA is a window encoding:
- a CDS encoding putative protein c9orf32 (encoded by transcript BESB_013700), yielding MGENSLGQKYDCVADAWIEELGRDEEKKPQWYSGAREYWAQKEASVSGMLDGYDAVSSVDLEASLCFLEKIKTFPPFKGGSCNFAYALDCGAGIGRVTKGCLLHKFDEVDMVEPMEKFCQQARAFVDSPRLKEIFQFPLQDFHFTKRYDCIWLQWCILYLTDNDLVSLLKRCAAALHPGGVICVKENIGETGFEIDKQDNSIMRTDRHYRQLFKQANLRLLLDMRQPNFPKSLFPVYMYCLRPFEAKANAKAS
- a CDS encoding WD domain, G-beta repeat-containing protein (encoded by transcript BESB_013690); translated protein: MAGLAAKKRGAAARTLAAEGKKRFRAEAAPEVSEDKPQRKRLIPRKAPGAARRSHSKGLLPRKSAKNDDEEILSDDADGLSLSDDGAGVELETAKGDSSDDETEGELPDERRLRLAREYLSQLAAQTGKRRRRAEEEDDEEGEEDEGESDEEEEMAKLLRKEADGRSASAFRSAASSLALSQAPVAFLRGHKLPLTCVAAPGVGDVSERAEAAPPASALDRHVYTGGKDCCVVLWDLQEEKKIVFEGRRNDFHGGGHFRPVLDVCVAPDESFFCSVGEDQVICIWDARSSTKKCVASLRGHSGAVRSVKFNAFPTAASLSRGDTSSFSSSGDIEIVTCSADKSLRLWNLNLRACVNSFYGHTAAVASMDILQPNKPLTVGEDNCARSWKLVQDTHLVFSPQLAMLDCCALLTPSLFACGSASGVVSLYSSTSKKPLAAQFARQEAKKSRKSGDGATAESAGAAGRVGVTAMTAMRRTDTLFSATEDGRVQLWKATTTKKGKNGENAPAQSLSLLSSSAGAPSGGIVAGLTLTPSHSLLVAGVSKESKFGRWVVDKNAKNGLAVYRVQQN